One Deltaproteobacteria bacterium genomic region harbors:
- the pyrF gene encoding orotidine-5'-phosphate decarboxylase: MSVAAARRRLVLPLDVDSVRAADRLVRLLGGEVGIFKIGKQLFMHTGPEVVRRVQRRGGEVFLDLKFHDIPRTVALAGVEAARLGVRIFDVHASGGAEMMATTAAAVRDVCRRERLRRPLLLAVTVLTSLVDADLRRVGVASTAARQVVRLARLAQANGMDGVVASPREIAAIRRACGPSFVILTPGIRQAGDALGDQKRVETPEAAMRAGADYLVVGRPIRDAADPVAVARAIVGAMARGLAAR, encoded by the coding sequence GTGAGCGTCGCCGCGGCCCGCCGCCGCCTCGTGCTGCCGCTCGACGTCGATTCCGTCCGTGCGGCCGATCGCCTGGTGCGGCTGCTCGGGGGCGAGGTCGGCATCTTCAAGATCGGGAAGCAGCTGTTCATGCACACCGGCCCCGAGGTCGTACGCCGCGTCCAGCGCCGCGGCGGTGAGGTCTTTCTCGACCTCAAGTTCCACGACATTCCCCGCACCGTCGCGCTCGCGGGCGTCGAAGCGGCCCGTCTCGGCGTCCGCATCTTCGACGTGCATGCCTCGGGCGGCGCCGAGATGATGGCGACGACGGCGGCCGCGGTGCGCGACGTCTGTCGCCGCGAGCGTCTGCGGCGGCCGCTTCTTCTAGCGGTGACGGTGCTCACGAGCCTCGTCGACGCGGATCTCCGCCGGGTCGGCGTCGCGTCGACGGCCGCGCGCCAGGTGGTGCGTCTCGCCCGGCTCGCGCAGGCGAACGGGATGGACGGCGTCGTCGCGTCGCCGCGCGAGATCGCCGCGATCCGCCGCGCCTGCGGGCCGTCGTTCGTGATCCTCACCCCGGGTATCCGCCAGGCCGGCGACGCGCTCGGCGATCAGAAGCGCGTCGAAACGCCGGAGGCCGCGATGCGCGCCGGCGCGGACTATCTCGTCGTGGGTCGCCCGATCCGCGACGCCGCCGATCCGGTCGCGGTCGCGCGCGCCATCGTGGGCGCGATGGCGCGCGGGCTCGCGGCGCGCTGA